The Armatimonadota bacterium genome includes a region encoding these proteins:
- the purE gene encoding 5-(carboxyamino)imidazole ribonucleotide mutase, producing the protein MSNSHAAEKPIVAVIVGSKSDWELMRAAHETLDGFGIAHECRVMSAHRTPDECASYAREAEGRGFEVIIAGAGMAAALPGVLAAHTTLPVLGVPMPGQALAGLDSLLSIAQMPPGIPVGTMGLGRPGAVNAALMAVAILAISHPELRDKLKAYRVEQTAKVLENSIL; encoded by the coding sequence ATGTCCAATAGCCATGCCGCCGAAAAGCCGATTGTCGCCGTTATCGTTGGAAGCAAATCCGATTGGGAATTGATGCGAGCCGCGCACGAGACATTGGACGGCTTCGGGATCGCCCACGAATGCCGTGTGATGTCCGCCCACCGCACACCGGATGAGTGCGCATCGTATGCGCGCGAAGCGGAAGGCCGAGGCTTCGAGGTCATCATCGCCGGGGCCGGGATGGCGGCCGCGCTTCCCGGGGTCCTGGCGGCTCACACCACTTTGCCTGTTCTGGGGGTGCCGATGCCCGGGCAGGCGCTGGCAGGTCTGGATTCGCTTCTCAGCATCGCGCAGATGCCTCCGGGGATTCCGGTGGGCACGATGGGGCTTGGCAGGCCGGGCGCCGTGAATGCCGCACTGATGGCCGTGGCTATCCTGGCGATCTCGCACCCCGAACTCCGCGACAAACTCAAAGCATACCGCGTCGAGCAAACGGCCAAGGTCCTGGAGAACTCGATCCTCTGA
- a CDS encoding YkvA family protein, with product MKSRLKSAMASLKRELSFYRDIARDPRTPWHSRALLSLAIGYLLSPIDIIPDFIPVIGHLDDAVIVPLLVILAMRSVPRVVVEDCRRNQLVSPPVTRDVAPN from the coding sequence ATGAAATCCCGCCTCAAATCCGCGATGGCTTCCTTGAAGCGCGAACTGAGCTTCTACCGCGATATCGCGCGCGATCCGCGTACCCCGTGGCATTCGCGCGCGCTTCTGTCCTTGGCAATCGGCTATCTCCTCAGCCCCATCGATATTATCCCGGACTTCATCCCCGTGATCGGCCATTTGGACGATGCCGTGATCGTACCCCTTCTCGTCATTCTGGCGATGCGTTCGGTACCCAGGGTCGTTGTCGAGGACTGCCGCCGCAATCAACTGGTCTCCCCACCGGTGACCCGCGACGTCGCCCCCAACTGA